In Aspergillus luchuensis IFO 4308 DNA, chromosome 1, nearly complete sequence, the following are encoded in one genomic region:
- a CDS encoding SDR family NAD(P)-dependent oxidoreductase (COG:Q;~EggNog:ENOG410PN00;~InterPro:IPR036291,IPR002347,IPR020904;~PFAM:PF00106,PF13561;~go_function: GO:0016491 - oxidoreductase activity [Evidence IEA];~go_process: GO:0055114 - oxidation-reduction process [Evidence IEA]) has protein sequence MPSTLHPVFRPGATALITGAASGIGQATARFCRIHGMNLILIDNDQEALNFVALTLPSTIVPFETKTSAHHIDVSNPSDWQSVHASVTSAHPNGIDLLFLNAGTMVQPTEGKTAWTDPSYFQRTLAVNTLGYTNGIATFLDDMTRDTTSPRAIILTGSKQGITNPPGNPAYNASKAAVKSIAEQLSYSLYEKHPNVAVHLLVPGFTYTGMVRRHFTEKPDGAWFPEQVVDFLSRGMVEGRFYIVCPDGEVTEELDKRRMLWSCGDVVYGRPALTRWRADWKERAAKAIEEMNIGE, from the coding sequence ATGCCCTCAACCCTCCACCCCGTCTTCCGTCCCGGCGCAACAGCCCTCATCACCGGCGCCGCCTCAGGCATCGGGCAAGCCACAGCCCGATTCTGCCGCATACACGGCAtgaacctcatcctcattgaCAACGACCAAGAAGCCCTCAACTTTGTAGCATTAACTCTGCCCTCCACCATCGTCCCCTTCGAGACCAAAACATCCGCCCACCACATTGACGTTTCCAACCCTTCCGACTGGCAATCCGTCCACGCCTCCGTCACCTCCGCCCACCCTAATGGAAtcgacctcctcttcctcaacgccgGCACCATGGTCCAACCCACAGAAGGCAAAACCGCCTGGACAGACCCATCCTACTTCCAACGAACCCTCGCAGTAAACACACTAGGGTACACGAACGGCATAGCGACATTCCTCGACGACATGACTCGTGACACTACATCCCCGCGAGCTATTATCCTGACGGGGTCCAAACAGGGTATTACCAACCCGCCCGGCAACCCGGCGTATAATGCCTCCAAGGCCGCGGTGAAGAGTATTGCCGAGCAGTTGAGTTATAGTCTGTATGAGAAACATCCCAATGTGGCTGTGCATTTGCTGGTTCCGGGGTTTACGTATACCGGAATGGTGAGGAGGCATTTTACGGAGAAGCCGGATGGGGCGTGGTTTCCTGAGCAGGTGGTGGACTTCTTGAGTCGGGGCATGGTCGAAGGGAGGTTTTATATTGTTTGTCCCGATGGTGAGGTCACTGAGGAGTTGGAtaagaggaggatgttgtggTCGTGTGGGGATGTGGTTTATGGGAGGCCGGCGTTGACGAGGTGGAGGGCGGATTGGAAGGAGCGGGCGGCTAAGGCGATTGAGGAGATGAATATTGGGGAGTAA
- a CDS encoding uncharacterized protein (COG:S;~EggNog:ENOG410PNJ8;~TransMembrane:7 (o6-25i41-60o98-119i135-159o179-204i216-236o256-272i)) has product MANGDTEAFTLMSLGLFFIIVRIYVRWSQVGGPLNFAVDDYLMPLAGAVFIGETVAAHLVRSKFNGLTNSYMTDEQRATVDPSSKEYYDRQWGSKIQVIGWSLYAMILWLIKFCVAIYYSRLTSGLNNLPARVRFAYILLGVTYLLVGLTIVLGCQPMHKNWQINPNPGNICQPTKSTLSVLIVVIPNVITDLYLMSIPLPLLWAVKISIRQKLTLMALFSSAAFIIMAGIIRAVTILTAGPDGAVAGSQWACRETFVSIVVANLPIIQPLLRKGASKIGLSVLFSSARGGTGSYGRRRGESYPLASREGNTQTATKKSRTRLSVHEGTITAGYGSDEEGLVGTGKKGKMRDITVTQETVIETEPAGKEPEGTGRFDWGRRE; this is encoded by the exons ATGGCTAACGGGGACACGGAGGCGTTCACCCTCATGTCGTTGGGGCtgttcttcatcatcgtacGAATCTATGTCCGCTGGTCGCAAGTCGGCGGACCCCTGAACTTTGCTGTCGATGACTATTTGATGCCATTGGCAGGT GCCGTCTTTATCGGCGAAACTGTCGCAGCGCATCTTGTCCGCAGCAAATTCAACGGCCTTACGAACAGCTACATGACCGACGAGCAACGAGCGACCGTGGACCCGTCCTCGAAAGAGTACTACGATCGGCAATGGGGATCTAAGATTCAGGTCATCGGATGGTCCTTGTACGCCATGATTCTGTGGTTGATCAAGTTCTGCGTCGCCATTTACTACTCGCGCCTCAC ATCTGGATTGAACAATCTCCCCGCACGAGTCCGCTTCGCATACATCCTCCTCGGAGTGACCTATCTCCTCGTGGGTCTGACCATCGTCCTGGGCTGTCAGCCCATGCACAAGAACTGGCaaatcaaccccaacccggGCA ACATCTGTCAACCGACCAAATCGACCCTAAgcgtcctcatcgtcgtcattcCGAACGTCATAACCGATCTCTACCTCATGTCCATCCCACTTCCGCTCCTCTGGGCTGTCAAAATCAGCATCCGTCAGAAGCTCACACTCATGGCACTGTTCAGCAGCGCGGCCTTTATCATTATGGCGGGCATTATCCGCGCCGTGACTATTCTCACG GCCGGCCCCGACGGCGCCGTCGCAGGAAGTCAATGGGCATGTCGCGAGACATTCGTCTCCATCGTCGTGGCCAATCTCCCCATCATACAACCTCTGCTTCGTAAGGGAGCAAGCAAGATCGGACTTAGCGTGCTGTTCAGTTCAGCGAGAGGAGGGACGGGCAGTTATGGTCGGAGACGGGGCGAGTCGTATCCGCTGGCTAGTCGGGAAGGAAATACACAAACGGCTACGAAGAAGTCTCGCACAAGGTTGTCGGTGCATGAAGGGACCATTACTGCCGGGTATGgaagtgatgaggagggcttGGTGGGTACgggcaagaagggcaagatgCGTGATATTACGGTGACTCAGGAGACGGTGATTGAGACGGAGCCGGCAGGGAAGGAGCCGGAGGGGACGGGGAGGTTTgattgggggaggagggagtaa
- a CDS encoding MFS transporter (COG:G;~EggNog:ENOG410PJWU;~InterPro:IPR020846,IPR011701,IPR036259;~PFAM:PF07690;~TransMembrane:12 (i65-84o104-122i134-156o162-184i191-215o235-257i347-369o389-412i419-438o444-465i485-502o508-526i);~go_function: GO:0022857 - transmembrane transporter activity [Evidence IEA];~go_process: GO:0055085 - transmembrane transport [Evidence IEA]): protein MDSIQQEKKLDPAQQYANSIVAEEKGVILDDPDVQQFYGSSTTEAYRLKSELVGKCMEEIGMGRFQWKLFVVTGFGWIVDNFASQGISSVQPPIELEFPGIVQVSYSSVAYYTGLILGASFWGISSDLIGRKPAFNSTLLIAGIFLCGAAGTKSFLAFSAMWAVIGTAAGGNVPVDSMIFLEFVPGSHQYLLTALSAWWNLGQLIVSLLAWVFLANYSCPTDSTPATCHRSENMGWRYTLISLGALSLAFTVIRIFIFKLPETPRYLLSKGKDQAAVDSVNYVARQNGKPEPLTIGMFQEIDARLGTTNESNMSARGPGLSTKEIIKENMKDFRSTHYQALFATRKLGIHTGIIWLIWLTIGIAYPLYFNFLPSYLATKFSSDDSLYTTYRNYCIESAVGIVGPLSAAYFVTTFFGRRWMMGISSIITGVFLFAYVGVSNPTSSLAFACITGMLGNFEYAIMYAFTPESFPAPHRGTGTGTAASLLRFGGLCASLIASQTGFTPAPIYASAALWVAVGFVCFGLPFETHGHAAI, encoded by the exons ATGGACAGTAtacagcaggagaagaagcttgacCCGGCTCAGCAATATGCCAACAGTATCGTggcagaggagaaaggagtCATACTGGATGACCCGGATGTGCAGCAGTTCTATGGCTCGTCGACCACAGAAGCATATCGGCTGAAGTCGGAGTTGGTGGGAAAGTGTATGGAGGAGATTGGGATGGGAAG ATTCCAATGGAAGCTCTTCGTCGTAACGGGGTTTGGATGGATTGTGGATAAC TTTGCATCACAAGGCATCAGCAGTGTCCAACCGCCTATTGAACTCGAATTTCCCGGTATCGTCCAGGTCAGCTACAGTTCGGTGGCCTACTATACAGGCTTGATTCTCGGTGCTTCGTTCTGGGGTATCTCCAGCGACTTGATCGGCCGGAAGCCCGCGTTCAACTCGACCCTCCTGATTGCAGGTATCTTTCTGTGTGGTGCAGCTGGCACTAAAAGCTTTTTGGCCTTTAGCGCCATGTGGGCTGTTATCGGCACCGCAGCGGGAGGGAATGTCCCCGTAGATTCGATGATCTTTCTTGAGTTTGTTCCTGGGAG TCACCAATACCTCCTGACAGCCCTATCGGCCTGGTGGAACTTGGGCCAACTGATCGTGTCGCTCCTGGCCTGGGTCTTTCTCGCCAATTACAGCTGTCCAACCGATTCTACACCAGCAACATGTCATCGAAGTGAGAATATGGGATG GAGATACACCCTAATTTCCCTAGGTGCTCTATCCCTCGCCTTTACCGTCATacgcatcttcatctttaAGCTTCCTGAAACCCCCCGCTACCTCCTCTCCAAAGGCAAGGACCAAGCCGCCGTCGACTCCGTTAACTACGTCGCGCGCCAGAATGGAAAGCCCGAGCCTCTGACCATCGGCATGTTTCAGGAGATCGATGCCCGACTAGGAACCACCAATGAATCCAACATGTCTGCACGGGGCCCGGGTCTGAGCACTAAGGAaatcatcaaggagaacaTGAAAGACTTTCGATCCACACACTACCAGGCCCTCTTTGCCACGAGAAAACTTGGTATCCATACTGGTATCATCTGGCTCATTTGGCTGACAATTG GCATTGCCTATCCCCTCTACTTCAACTTTCTGCCCTCCTACTTGGCCACAAAATTCTCATCGGACGACTCCCTTTACACTACTTATAGAAACTACTGCATCGAGTCTGCTGTCGGCATAGTTGGGCCGCTCTCTGCAGCTTATTTCGTAACCACTTTCTTCGGCCGGCGTTGGATGATGGGTATTTCGTCCATCATCACGGGCGTCTTTCTCTTCGCATATGTGGGCGTCAGCAACCCAACGTCGAGTCTAGCGTTCGCTTGTATAACTGGCATGTTGGGGAACTTCG AATACGCAATCATGTACGCCTTCACGCCGGAATCCTTTCCCGCTCCACATCGAGGAACAGGTACCGGCACTGCTGCTTCATTATTAAGGTTTGGTGGGCTTTGTGCTAGTTTGATTGCTTCGCAGACAGGGTTCACGCCGGCGCCCATATATGCAAGTGCTGCATTATGGGTTGCTGTTGGGTTTGTCTGCTTTGGGCTACCATTTGAGACGCATGGGCATGCGGCTATTTAG
- a CDS encoding uncharacterized protein (COG:C,H;~EggNog:ENOG410PJVZ;~InterPro:IPR036188,IPR002938;~PFAM:PF01494;~TransMembrane:1 (n3-11c16/17o361-379i);~go_function: GO:0071949 - FAD binding [Evidence IEA]), which translates to MKILICGGGCAGPALAFWLARTNHQVVVVERFPQLRDKGAQIDLREQGIEVVRRMGLLDTIRQHCVHEDGFTLVDGNDHVTALIRPNTSGHGSQSLSSEFEIMRGDLVRILYDATKNSVEYRFNTTVERFEQDDEKVTAHFSDGTSEMFDLLVGADGQGSRIRRGILPSNAADPYLHLGIHAAYWFVPREKGDTNTFTTYVSPGGRAIFRRSHSPTTSQVYFMLKDDDPSLASIHRASVDAQKEFWIRRYRGAGWQTERFIEGMKTTDNFYSQEIVQVKTETWYKGRVVLLGDAAACPAVVTGMGTTGCLVGAYVLAGEINRHAGDVGAALRSYDATLRPFVKEIQKLNTSMVRMFFPTSWWGIWLLHWFAAVMCFLRIPELLDRMGSEEVGGWKLPEYEELKAKN; encoded by the coding sequence ATGAAAATCCTcatctgcggcggcggctgcgCCGGCCCCGCCCTCGCCTTCTGGCTCGCCCGAACCAACCACCAAGTCGTGGTAGTAGAACGCTTCCCCCAGCTACGTGACAAAGGAGCGCAGATCGATCTCCGTGAGCAAGGCATTGAAGTAGTCCGACGAATGGGTCTGCTCGACACCATCCGCCAGCACTGCGTCCACGAAGACGGCTTCACGCTCGTTGACGGCAACGACCACGTCACAGCACTGATTCGACCAAACACATCTGGACATGGATCGCAATCTTTATCATCCGAGTTTGAGATCATGCGGGGCGACCTAGTCCGGATATTATACGACGCTACCAAGAACAGCGTGGAGTATCGGTTCAACACGACCGTGGAGCGCTTCGAGcaagatgatgagaaagTAACGGCGCACTTCTCGGATGGGACGTCCGAGATGTTCGATCTGCTGGTCGGTGCAGACGGGCAGGGCTCGCGAATAAGACGGGGGATCCTGCCATCAAATGCAGCTGATCCGTATCTCCATCTCGGTATCCACGCAGCATACTGGTTCGTTCCGCGAGAGAAAGGCGATACCAATACCTTCACGACCTATGTGTCTCCAGGTGGACGGGCGATATTTCGCCGGAGTCACAGTCCCACAACATCGCAGGTATATTTCATGTTGAAAGATGACGATCCATCGCTTGCGTCTATTCACCGCGCGTCAGTGGACGCGCAGAAGGAGTTCTGGATACGGCGGTACCGCGGGGCGGGGTGGCAGACAGAGCGGTTTATTGaggggatgaagacgacggaTAATTTCTACTCGCAGGAGATAGTGCAGGTGAAGACGGAGACGTGGTATAAGGGAcgggtggtgttgttgggggaTGCGGCTGCGTGTCCGGCTGTGGTGACGGGCATGGGGACGACGGGATGTCTTGTTGGGGCGTATGTGTTGGCTGGGGAGATAAACAGACATGCGGGGGATGTGGGAGCGGCGTTGAGGAGTTATGATGCTACGTTGAGGCCGTTTGTGAAGGAGATTCAGAAGTTGAATACGTCGATGGTGAGGATGTTCTTCCCGACTTCGTGGTGGGGCATCTGGTTGCTGCATTGGTTTGCGGCTGTGATGTGTTTCTTGAGGATTCCGGAGCTGTTAGATAGGATGGGGAgtgaggaggtgggtgggtggaagtTGCCTGAGTATGAGGAGTTGAAGGCCAAGaactaa
- the encD gene encoding Fe(2+)/2-oxoglutarate-dependent oxygenase encD (COG:Q;~EggNog:ENOG410PIRX;~InterPro:IPR026992,IPR027443,IPR005123;~PFAM:PF03171,PF14226;~go_function: GO:0016491 - oxidoreductase activity [Evidence IEA];~go_process: GO:0055114 - oxidation-reduction process [Evidence IEA]), giving the protein MAPSAPPILDFSPFYGGDSEAKTQLVEAVRNCCLYNGFFQITGHRVPLDLQRRVMRCAERFFDLPLDEKLKIDKNNNSFNRGYELLRSQMLEVGTGPELKEGLYIGQEIPEDHPYYIQKKLNSGPNQWPPTVPDKEDFQRTSMEYYNAVFDLAKDVLSLLALTLDVNEDYFDPLTDGAVATMRMLHYPAQPKDADEKLNRGIGAHTDFGCITLLLQDEVDGLQVLDAPTGQWLDVQPVPGAYVVNLGNLFMRMANDRYKSNIHRVINKSGRERYSIPFFFSGNPDYLCECLPNCRAEGEAPKYPPITVEDMVTASYKESYGRAEQYKKEMEEKAKLKMETTPATAAVGA; this is encoded by the exons ATGGCTCCCAGCGCTCCCCCAATTCTTGATTTCTCCCCCTTCTACGGAGGCGACAGCGAGGCCAAGACCCAGCTGGTTGAGGCCGTCCGCAACTGCTGCCTCTACAatggcttcttccagatcACCGGTCATCGCGTGCCACTCGACCTACAGCGTCGCGTTATGCGCTGTGCCGAGCGATTCTTCGACCTCCCGCTAGATGAGAAGCTCAAGATCGATAAGA ACAACAACAGTTTCAACCGCGGCTACGAACTCCTCCGCTCGCAGATGCTCGAAGTAGGCACCGGCCCCGAACTCAAAGAGGGCTTGTACATCGGCCAGGAAATCCCCGAAGATCATCCCTACTACATTCAGAAGAAGCTCAACAGCGGTCCAAACCAGTGGCCACCGACCGTTCCCGATAAGGAAGATTTCCAACGCACATCGATGGAATACTATAATGCGGTATTTGACTTGGCAAAGGACGTCCTGTCTCTTCTGGCTTTGACTCTGGATGTAAATGAGGATTACTTCGACCCACTCACCGACGGAGCGGTCGCAACTATGCGCATGTTGCATTACCCTGCGCAGCCTAAGGATGCAGATGAAAAGCTAAACCGAGGTATTGGCGCACATACCGATTTCGGATGCATTACGCTGCTTCTgcaggatgaggtggatggattgcAGGTTCTGGATGCACCTACTGGCCAGTGGCTTGAT GTTCAACCAGTTCCTGGTGCCTACGTTGTCAATCTCGGCAACCTGTTCATGCGCATGGCCAACGACCGGTACAAATCCAACATTCACCGCGTCATCAACAAGTCCGGCCGCGAGCGGTACTCAATCCCGTTCTTCTTCAGTGGAAACCCTGATTACCTGTGCGAGTGTCTGCCCAACTGTCGcgcggagggagaggcaCCGAAGTATCCACCTATCACCGTTGAGGACATGGTGACGGCTTCGTATAAGGAGAGCTACGGACGGGCGGAGCAGTATaaaaaggagatggaggagaaggcgaagctgaagatggagacgaCGCCGGCTACAGCGGCGGTGGGTGCCTGA
- a CDS encoding uncharacterized protein (COG:E;~EggNog:ENOG410PJ3P;~InterPro:IPR013154,IPR013149,IPR015421,IPR036291, IPR001597,IPR015424,IPR011032,IPR002328,IPR020843, IPR015422;~PFAM:PF00107,PF01212,PF08240;~go_function: GO:0003824 - catalytic activity [Evidence IEA];~go_function: GO:0008270 - zinc ion binding [Evidence IEA];~go_function: GO:0016491 - oxidoreductase activity [Evidence IEA];~go_function: GO:0016829 - lyase activity [Evidence IEA];~go_process: GO:0006520 - cellular amino acid metabolic process [Evidence IEA];~go_process: GO:0055114 - oxidation-reduction process [Evidence IEA]): protein MSLWTNYQSLPTTQWAHVFRTRGDTIELKEIPVGNPGPDEVLVQMEYSGVCHTDLHAWKGDFPATPKSNLVGGHEGVGLVAAVGSQVNGLRIGDTVGIQWINRTCGVCEFCTTGRQPLCPKLQLSGYMVDGTFQQYCICKADNAVRIPSGISLEAAAPVLCAGITVYKALKESEVRPGEIIAIVGAGGGLGSLACQYAKACGHKVLALSSGAAKRQMCLYDLGADYFVDYKSPDVAEEVKRLTGGGPHAAMIVSSVEEPFHQATQYIRPGGTIVAVGLPPGKICTDLFHMITQRINIKGSYVGNRDETEEALAIIIKAGISVQYEVVDFSELPNIYDQMEKGTMKGRAVLKIGKTLTRGPERQSSLCRDLHFSPKQTNGINGFTAKSAISGALERAIERAGRDFRSDTVTVPTEAVMEAIVNASTFGDDIYDEEGDATVNDFQDKIKALTGKEAALFVVSGTQGNQICLRTHLHQPPHTILLDYRAHVQTWETGAIPVLSQATVTSVEPKNGVHLTLDDVKDRIIEEGNFHFPPTRVVSLENTLSGSILPLKHAREISNYVRRVRVPPGRTPIAMHLDGARLLEGITAEGVSAREYLDCFDSASICISKGCGAPMGSVIVGTREFIDRAKWFRKMFGGATRQTGMMAAAATAAMEHTLPLLPKVHALTRRVADYLHRIGYEFLMPVDTNMIVLDLKKTGITGDDIVFYCKQQGLLVFPNGRLAFHHQISEDGVARLQRALLELITDKKRF, encoded by the exons ATGTCTCTCTGGACAAACTACCAATCACTTCCCACCACGCAGTGGGCCCATGTATTCAGAACCCGGGGTGACA CTATCGAACTCAAAGAGATCCCCGTTGGGAACCCAGGCCCCGATGAAGTGCTGGTCCAAATGGAATACTCCGGAGTCTGCCACACGGACCTTCATGCATGGAAAG GGGACTTTCCTGCTACCCCAAAAAGCAATCTCGTCG GCGGGCACGAGGGTGTTGGATTGGTTGCTGCCGTCGGCTCGCAGGTAAACGGCCTTCGCATTGGAGACACCGTCGGAATACAG TGGATTAACAGAACTTGCGGCGTGTGCGAGTTCTGCACTACCGGGAGACAGCCACTGTGTCCTAAGCTTCAGTTGTCGGGGTATATGGTCGATGGGACCTTCCAACAGTATTGTATTTGCAAGGCTGACAATGCAGTGCGCATTCCGTCCGGCATTTCGCTAGAGGCTGCTGCTCCG GTTCTTTGTGCCGGGATTACTGTATACAAGGCTCTCAAGGAAAGTGAAGTCCGACCAGGAGAGATAATCG CAATTGTTGGCGCTGGCGGAGGATTGGGATCCTTGGCTTGTCAATATGCCAAAGCATGCGGACACAAGGTCCTCGCCTTGTCTTCCGGAGCCGCCAAGAGGCAAATGTGTTTATACGATCTTGGAGCGGATTACTTCGTTGATTACAAGTCGCCGGACGTTGCAGAGGAGGTGAAGCGCCTCACCGGGGGCGGACCGCATGCTGCGATGATAGTCTCATCTGTAGAAGAGCCGTTCCACCAGGCTACACAG TACATTCGCCCTGGCGGAACAATCGTCGCTGTTGGTCTCCCGCCTGGAAAGATCTGCACCGACCTTTTCCATATGATTACCCAGAGAATCAACATCAAAGGTTCCTATGTGGGGAACAGAGATGAAACGGAGGAAGCACttgctatcatcatcaaggcCGGAATTAGCGTTCAATACGAGGTGGTGGATTTCTCCGAACTTCCAAATATCTACGATCAGATGGAAAAGG GAACGATGAAAGGACGAGCCGTGCTGAAGATCGGAAAGACGCTTACAAGAGGCCCTGAGCGGCAGTCGAGTCTCTGCAGAGACCTGCATTTCTCGCCAAAGCAGACAAATGGCATAAATGGCTTTACAGCGAAGAGTGCCATATCAGGGGCCCTCGAACGAGCCATTGAGCGGGCCGGAAGAGATTTCCGGTCTGATACTGTGACTGTTCCTACTGAGGCCGTGATGGAG GCGATTGTAAATGCCTCAACTTTCGGGGATGACATctatgatgaagaaggagacgcAACAGTGAATGATTTCCaggacaagatcaaggcACTAACAGGCAAGGAGGCAGCGCTATTTGTCGTATCCGGAACCCAAGGCAACCAGATCTGTCTGCGCACTCATTTGCACCAGCCGCCTCATACGATTCTTCTTGACTACCGTGCGCACGTCCAGACTTGGGAGACTGGTGCGATCCCTGTTTTGTCCCAGGCCACAGTGACGAGCGTTGAGCCGAAGAACGGTGTCCATTTGACCCTGGATGATGTGAAGGATAGGATCATTGAGGAAGGAAATT TCCATTTCCCCCCTACCCGAGTTGTCTCCCTCGAAAATACACTGAGTGGCTCGATTCTCCCATTGAAACATGCCAGAGAAATTTCGAACTACGTCCGCAGGGTCCGTGTGCCTCCAGGCCGGACCCCCATCGCCATGCATCTTGATGGAGCCCGGTTGCTGGAAGGTATAACTGCAGAGGGAGTCTCGGCCCGCGAATACCTTGACTGCTTTGACAGTGCCAGCATCTGCATTTCCAAGGGTTGTGGTGCTCCAATGGGCAGTGTTATCGTTGGTACTCGAGAGTTCATTGACCGGGCGAAGTGGTTCCGGAAGATGTTTGGAGGCGCAACTCGACAG ACTGGAATGAtggccgctgctgccaccgCGGCGATGGAGCACACTCTGCCCCTACTTCCGAAAGTGCATGCGCTCACCCGGCGTGTGGCCGACTATCTCCATCGGATCGGGTACGAGTTCCTCATGCCAGTGGACACTAACATGATAGTTCTCGATCTGAAAAAAACTGGCATCACTGGAGATGATATTGTGTTCTACTGCAAGCAGCAGGGGTTGCTGGTATTCCCCAACGGGCGACTGGCCTTCCACCATCAGATATCGGAGGATGGGGTTGCTCGGCTTCAAAGGGCTTTGTTGGAATTGATTACAGATAAGAAGAGATTCTAA